One genomic window of Acomys russatus chromosome 29, mAcoRus1.1, whole genome shotgun sequence includes the following:
- the Stmn1 gene encoding stathmin, whose amino-acid sequence MASSDIQVKELEKRASGQAFELILSPRSKEAVPDFPLSPPKKKDLSLEEIQKKLEAAEERRKSHEAEVLKQLAEKREHEKEVLQKAIEENNNFSKMAEEKLTHKMEANKENREAQMAAKLERLREKDKHVEEVRKNKESKDPADETEAD is encoded by the exons ATGGCATCTTCTG ACATCCAGGTGAAGGAGCTGGAGAAGCGGGCCTCGGGCCAGGCCTTTGAGCTGATCCTCAGCCCGCGGTCAAAGGAGGCTGTCCCCGACTTCCCCCTGTCCCCCCCAAAGAAAAAGGACCTTTCCCTGGAGGAAATCCAGAAGAAATTAGAAGCTGCAGAAGAAAGACGCAAG TCTCATGAAGCGGAGGTCTTGAAGCAGCTCGCTGAGAAGCGGGAGCATGAAAAAGAAGTGCTCCAGAAAGCCATTGAGGAGAACAACAACTTCAGCAAGATGGCAGAAGAGAAACTGACCCACAAAATGGAGGCCAACAAAGAGAACCGGGAGGCGCAAATGGCTGCCAAGCTGGAGCGTTTGCGGGAGAAG GACAAGCACGTGGAAGAGGTACGGAAGAACAAAGAATCCAAAGACCCTGCGGATGAGACCGAGGCTGACTAA